A part of Bacteroidia bacterium genomic DNA contains:
- a CDS encoding T9SS type A sorting domain-containing protein, translating to MDRNKRNNPRNSLQQTTTVRTMTLSAGIVTMILAAVFMFTRQSNSSGVIGNQGPGGIGNDTDLKMWLLADKIAGIADGKKIPVWKDFSSNGYDASTSSKQMPAFYSNIVHGRPVVFFDGNDDYFQIAGNTDLNTGGPYTEKTFLIAFNTSSDVTTRQFIYEQGSETRGLNIYIEAGHLYIGGHNLAKDGGYAPWGYKFVSTAVTPSTTYMLTFYFDQPSRTLSGYLNGNFIGEANGIGRLFSDSGGIGLGGVNGRSYSATGAVGTTGNYFKGSVMEFITYNKILNPAQAVIIQNYLAAKYDIIIPEDYYSHDDTHSYEVAGIGQANGESHEDAKGHGIVRIYKPNDLEDGEYLFWGQNGVNLSQGNAEDVDGVEIKSRLERTWAVEATGRVGVVSVEFEVSSLPQVDDPSQLRLIIERSGDNFKTLDFPPLEGIFNFAAQRLTFSGVNLEDGDIFTLGARDFQFPVEFLFLEVKPAGDHISLNWATGHELNNDYFTVERSQDGVVFTALANVKGVGNASTTSNYSFTDSSPLTGTATYRIKQTDLDGSFSYSQKVEISLDASVAAFNVYPNPLPQDADLHLSFYMKENNTVGITIQDIRGTVLHQESHSGIKGENSITLSPSQWPSGNYFVRLSNGSKTETRRFIIK from the coding sequence ATGGATCGAAACAAAAGAAATAACCCCAGAAATAGTCTCCAGCAAACCACCACTGTACGGACCATGACGCTCTCTGCGGGCATAGTCACGATGATTCTCGCAGCTGTTTTTATGTTTACCAGACAGAGCAATAGTTCTGGTGTGATTGGAAACCAGGGCCCGGGCGGCATAGGAAATGATACAGACCTGAAGATGTGGCTGCTGGCAGATAAAATTGCCGGAATTGCTGATGGTAAAAAGATTCCTGTTTGGAAAGATTTTTCCTCCAATGGTTATGATGCATCAACCAGCAGCAAACAAATGCCTGCGTTTTACTCAAATATAGTTCACGGAAGGCCTGTTGTTTTTTTCGATGGCAATGATGATTATTTTCAAATTGCCGGAAATACCGACCTAAATACAGGTGGTCCTTACACGGAAAAAACCTTCCTTATCGCCTTTAACACCAGTTCGGATGTAACTACGCGTCAGTTTATCTACGAACAGGGCAGCGAGACCCGCGGGTTAAATATTTATATCGAAGCTGGCCACCTCTACATTGGCGGACATAATCTCGCAAAAGACGGCGGATACGCACCCTGGGGGTATAAGTTTGTATCCACAGCAGTTACTCCTTCCACCACTTATATGCTGACCTTTTATTTTGACCAACCTTCCCGAACCCTCAGTGGGTATCTCAACGGAAATTTTATAGGTGAAGCAAATGGAATAGGAAGACTATTTAGCGATAGTGGCGGAATTGGTCTGGGAGGAGTGAATGGTCGTTCCTATTCTGCTACGGGTGCAGTGGGTACTACCGGTAATTATTTCAAAGGATCTGTTATGGAGTTTATCACCTACAACAAAATCCTGAATCCTGCCCAGGCAGTGATTATTCAAAATTACCTCGCTGCCAAATATGATATTATTATTCCCGAAGATTACTACTCCCATGATGATACACATAGCTACGAAGTTGCAGGTATCGGGCAGGCAAATGGAGAAAGTCATGAGGATGCCAAAGGCCACGGGATTGTCAGAATCTACAAGCCCAACGATCTGGAAGATGGAGAATATTTGTTTTGGGGACAAAATGGGGTCAATCTCTCCCAGGGAAATGCAGAAGATGTAGATGGGGTAGAAATAAAAAGCCGCCTGGAAAGAACATGGGCAGTAGAAGCTACCGGCAGAGTTGGCGTTGTATCGGTTGAGTTTGAAGTTTCCTCACTTCCTCAGGTGGATGATCCCTCACAACTTCGACTGATCATTGAGCGAAGTGGTGACAATTTTAAAACACTGGATTTCCCCCCATTGGAAGGTATCTTTAATTTTGCCGCACAACGGCTTACCTTTTCAGGGGTAAATCTGGAAGACGGGGATATTTTTACGCTGGGCGCACGCGATTTTCAGTTTCCGGTAGAATTTCTTTTCCTCGAAGTAAAACCCGCAGGTGATCATATTTCGCTAAACTGGGCAACCGGACACGAATTGAATAACGACTACTTTACGGTCGAGAGATCGCAGGATGGCGTGGTCTTCACCGCGCTTGCAAATGTAAAAGGGGTTGGGAATGCCAGCACAACTTCCAATTATTCTTTTACAGATTCCAGCCCATTGACAGGCACAGCTACTTACCGGATCAAACAAACAGATTTGGATGGTTCCTTCTCCTACTCTCAGAAAGTAGAAATTTCTCTGGATGCAAGTGTTGCAGCTTTTAATGTATATCCCAATCCATTACCACAAGATGCGGACCTCCACCTGAGTTTTTATATGAAGGAAAATAATACAGTGGGAATCACCATTCAGGATATCAGGGGGACCGTACTTCATCAGGAAAGCCATAGTGGAATCAAAGGTGAAAATAGCATCACCTTAAGTCCGTCTCAATGGCCGTCCGGCAACTATTTTGTGCGATTGAGCAACGGATCCAAAACCGAAACCCGCCGGTTTATCATTAAGTAA
- a CDS encoding aminotransferase class III-fold pyridoxal phosphate-dependent enzyme gives MNQPISQSQTLQYNLDHTLFSWSKQSGLNPIQVDRAEGIYFYDNHGKKYIDFSSQLMNVNIGHGNRKVLDAMQQQMEKLCYVYPGMITEVRGLLGKKLAEIAPEGLNKVFFTLGGAEAIENAIKLARVYSGRSKIISLYRSYHGGTYGAMSAGGDPRKHPIDSLSVPNFIHVENPYFYRCPWYSSSIEECGERAAAHMERVIQFENPQSIAAILMEGESGSSGCIKYPPNYWRLIKEIADKYGILLIDDEVMSGFGRTGKMFGIDHHGVVPDIICMAKGLTSGYVPLGGIIVHDKIAQHFDDRALPLGLTYSAHPLACAAALAVVNVYEEEGLIENAARMGIYLETKVEEMKAKHPSIGDFRNTGLLGGIELVKNRQTKEPVVPWNAGPQDMGPANRMAAKIRELGMFTFVRWNYIFIAPPLSITKAQIDEGLEIISEAITIADEYYTE, from the coding sequence ATGAATCAGCCCATTTCCCAATCACAGACCTTGCAATACAACCTGGATCATACGTTGTTTTCCTGGTCGAAGCAGTCTGGACTCAACCCCATACAGGTTGACCGTGCAGAAGGAATATATTTTTATGACAACCACGGGAAAAAATATATCGATTTTTCCTCCCAACTGATGAATGTCAACATCGGACACGGCAACCGGAAAGTGCTTGACGCAATGCAGCAACAGATGGAAAAACTCTGTTATGTCTATCCGGGGATGATTACCGAAGTGCGGGGGTTGTTGGGCAAAAAACTGGCAGAAATTGCCCCCGAAGGACTTAATAAGGTCTTTTTTACCCTTGGAGGAGCTGAGGCTATTGAAAATGCTATTAAGCTGGCACGTGTATATTCGGGACGATCGAAGATTATTTCTCTTTACCGTTCCTACCACGGAGGCACTTATGGCGCCATGTCTGCCGGTGGCGATCCCCGCAAACACCCCATTGACAGCCTTTCCGTCCCCAATTTTATTCATGTCGAAAACCCCTATTTTTACCGCTGCCCGTGGTACAGTTCATCGATAGAAGAATGCGGTGAACGGGCTGCGGCTCATATGGAACGGGTGATTCAGTTTGAAAATCCGCAAAGCATAGCCGCTATCCTGATGGAAGGGGAATCGGGTTCTTCCGGCTGCATCAAATATCCCCCCAACTACTGGCGGCTGATCAAAGAAATTGCCGATAAGTATGGCATTTTGCTCATCGACGATGAGGTGATGAGCGGATTTGGGCGAACAGGTAAAATGTTTGGCATCGATCATCACGGCGTGGTTCCGGACATCATCTGCATGGCCAAGGGCCTTACTTCGGGTTATGTTCCTCTGGGCGGAATTATTGTTCACGACAAAATTGCCCAACATTTTGACGACAGGGCACTTCCGCTGGGCCTGACCTATTCGGCGCATCCGCTCGCATGTGCTGCGGCGCTGGCCGTGGTGAATGTCTATGAGGAGGAAGGTTTGATAGAAAATGCTGCCCGCATGGGGATTTACCTCGAAACAAAGGTAGAGGAAATGAAGGCAAAACATCCTTCCATCGGAGATTTTAGAAATACCGGTTTGCTGGGAGGAATCGAACTCGTAAAAAACCGCCAGACCAAAGAGCCGGTTGTGCCCTGGAATGCAGGACCGCAGGATATGGGGCCCGCTAACCGTATGGCGGCAAAGATCCGGGAACTGGGCATGTTTACCTTTGTGCGGTGGAATTATATTTTTATCGCGCCGCCACTGAGCATTACCAAAGCGCAGATCGACGAAGGACTGGAAATTATTTCGGAGGCAATAACCATTGCGGATGAGTATTATACAGAGTAA
- a CDS encoding GxxExxY protein yields MTENELSYEIIGKAIEVHKFLGPGLLESVYKKVLAYELTEAGFYVQTEVDVPLEYKTMEFPTAFRLDILVDDKVIVELKSVEFLAPIHFSQTLTYLRLSGKKLGLLINFNSSVLKENIKRVVNGL; encoded by the coding sequence ATGACTGAGAATGAACTTTCCTATGAAATCATCGGCAAAGCTATCGAAGTACACAAATTTCTCGGGCCGGGATTGCTGGAGTCTGTTTATAAAAAAGTATTAGCCTATGAGCTGACAGAAGCGGGTTTTTATGTTCAGACAGAGGTTGATGTTCCATTAGAATACAAAACAATGGAGTTCCCGACAGCCTTTCGACTGGATATATTGGTTGATGACAAGGTAATTGTAGAGCTTAAATCCGTAGAATTTCTCGCTCCTATTCATTTTTCACAGACATTAACCTATTTGAGACTTTCCGGAAAAAAACTGGGATTATTAATTAACTTTAATTCATCTGTCCTGAAAGAGAATATCAAAAGAGTCGTAAACGGCTTATAA